In a single window of the Paenibacillus sp. MMS20-IR301 genome:
- a CDS encoding AAA family ATPase: MNEQMMSRAEVGILRKDYVSDKETQFYILTFKLTGNHYHVKVLEQTAVLASTDVNGRLDVSKMTGVRLLLQAHPNVNFADVTMVHYKDDRPNGKAWQKDSEKVLKQLFALQSKDAGKTIEYRYMRETLNNFNRYRQTQEENYQAVERRFKDEIVSAVGPVLRKLDTNPNVAIAELISILSGQGNYKFVRSNLLRLFAGSVWLEDFLVFLRNTTSQVSVDFLQELIDQGVTEAVRGRLAKEYNNLLNNSHFPPNKRKAETPVQLLAMLLASYSPEEYVFYRPNDFGPYADRLGFNAPNDVVERYALYNQIAHLVLEYARANADSVRDLMDAYHVVFFADQLIKDTGGVAPMAKNQSFNKILYGPPGTGKTYNVIYEALSLLDPTVDSDLLSNPTRRGEAVSLFSRYVDSNQIKFCTFHQSFSYEEFVEGIRFSQEKNSYEVQDGLFKQLCSAARAASAEQKKTTYDFDPEKTRFFKMSLGNTLAGEDDVYDYCIENNQIALGWGEKVDFSSCKNKQEIRKLYESQLPKENPYGVEFVERFKHWMQIGDIVIISHGNKKARAIGKITGDYTFTAETTIGYHQFRSVQWLYEDNEVHLPVDSILREKVFSQQTVYMFYNKDLNMESLKKLISGNQSNNSQDQQYVLVIDEINRGNISKIFGELITLIEPDKRMGQKNELSVTLPYSGDRLRVPSNVHILGTMNTADRSTALLDTALRRRFEFKEILPNYGILPTDVQGINVRKLLETINKRIEFLYDREHVIGHSYFIMEKPSTDAYIKVMFEKVIPLLQEYFYDDWERIELVLGGAGKLGDRSYFLNIEELRASVLFAKRAGGLMEPRKSRYIVQSNPTEAALKRIYEQTADPVEQDDEE, translated from the coding sequence GGTTCATTATAAGGACGACCGACCAAATGGTAAGGCATGGCAGAAGGACAGCGAGAAAGTTCTGAAACAGCTCTTTGCTCTCCAGAGCAAGGATGCGGGTAAAACGATTGAATATCGGTATATGCGGGAGACCCTCAATAACTTCAATCGATATAGGCAAACCCAAGAAGAGAATTATCAGGCAGTGGAGCGACGGTTCAAGGATGAGATTGTCTCTGCAGTGGGCCCCGTTCTGAGAAAGCTAGATACGAATCCCAACGTGGCCATAGCTGAACTGATCTCTATACTCTCAGGCCAAGGCAATTACAAGTTCGTTAGATCAAACCTGCTGAGACTGTTTGCAGGTTCCGTCTGGTTGGAAGACTTCCTCGTATTTCTGCGGAATACGACTTCGCAAGTGAGTGTAGATTTTTTGCAAGAATTGATCGATCAGGGCGTCACAGAGGCGGTTCGGGGGCGCCTCGCCAAGGAGTACAATAATCTCTTGAACAATAGTCATTTTCCGCCGAACAAACGCAAAGCGGAGACGCCCGTTCAGCTACTAGCCATGCTTCTGGCTTCTTATAGCCCAGAGGAGTATGTTTTCTACCGGCCGAACGATTTCGGGCCTTACGCTGATCGACTCGGCTTCAATGCGCCTAATGATGTGGTAGAGAGATACGCTTTATATAATCAGATCGCTCATCTCGTTCTGGAATATGCCCGAGCGAACGCGGATAGCGTTCGCGATTTGATGGACGCTTATCATGTAGTCTTTTTCGCTGATCAACTAATCAAGGATACAGGAGGAGTCGCCCCTATGGCCAAAAATCAATCGTTTAATAAAATCCTCTACGGCCCACCAGGAACGGGCAAGACTTACAATGTGATTTACGAGGCTTTGTCCCTTCTCGATCCGACCGTGGACTCAGATTTGCTCAGTAATCCGACTCGCCGCGGCGAGGCTGTGAGCCTTTTTAGCCGATATGTAGACAGCAATCAGATCAAGTTCTGTACGTTCCACCAGTCGTTCAGTTATGAGGAATTTGTAGAGGGCATTCGTTTCAGTCAGGAGAAAAACAGCTATGAAGTTCAAGATGGCCTCTTCAAGCAATTGTGCAGCGCGGCACGTGCGGCTTCGGCGGAACAGAAGAAGACCACTTATGATTTCGACCCGGAGAAGACTCGGTTTTTCAAAATGTCTCTCGGAAACACTCTTGCCGGGGAGGACGATGTTTACGATTATTGTATCGAGAACAACCAAATCGCCCTTGGTTGGGGAGAAAAAGTAGATTTCTCTTCCTGCAAGAATAAACAGGAAATTCGCAAGCTCTATGAGTCCCAACTCCCGAAGGAAAATCCTTACGGTGTAGAGTTCGTAGAACGGTTTAAGCATTGGATGCAGATCGGTGATATTGTGATTATCTCTCATGGGAACAAGAAGGCACGGGCAATCGGCAAGATCACCGGAGACTATACGTTTACGGCGGAGACTACGATTGGTTACCACCAATTCCGCAGCGTCCAATGGTTATATGAGGACAATGAAGTCCATCTCCCCGTGGACAGCATTCTGCGGGAGAAGGTGTTTTCGCAACAAACTGTTTATATGTTCTATAACAAGGACTTGAACATGGAGAGCTTGAAAAAGTTGATCTCGGGCAACCAATCGAATAACAGCCAGGACCAGCAGTATGTTCTCGTTATTGACGAGATCAATCGCGGCAACATTTCAAAGATTTTTGGTGAACTCATTACTTTGATAGAACCGGATAAGCGGATGGGGCAGAAAAATGAGCTCTCTGTGACGCTCCCATACTCGGGGGACCGACTGCGAGTCCCTTCGAATGTTCACATTCTAGGAACTATGAACACCGCGGACCGTTCCACCGCTTTACTAGATACAGCGCTCAGAAGACGTTTTGAGTTTAAAGAGATTTTGCCGAATTACGGTATTCTTCCTACCGATGTGCAAGGAATCAACGTTCGAAAGCTCCTGGAAACGATCAATAAGCGCATCGAGTTTCTCTATGATCGGGAGCATGTGATTGGGCACTCGTATTTTATAATGGAAAAGCCCTCTACGGATGCTTATATAAAGGTCATGTTTGAGAAAGTGATTCCGCTCCTTCAGGAATATTTCTATGATGACTGGGAACGGATTGAACTGGTTCTCGGAGGGGCTGGTAAATTGGGGGATCGATCGTATTTTCTTAATATCGAGGAGTTGCGGGCAAGTGTATTGTTTGCCAAGAGGGCGGGAGGCCTGATGGAGCCGCGAAAGTCCCGGTATATCGTTCAATCGAACCCAACGGAAGCCGCTCTAAAACGAATATATGAGCAGACAGCTGATCCGGTGGAACAGGATGACGAAGAATGA